The following proteins are encoded in a genomic region of Zea mays cultivar B73 chromosome 9, Zm-B73-REFERENCE-NAM-5.0, whole genome shotgun sequence:
- the LOC100384086 gene encoding uncharacterized protein LOC100384086, whose product MRATRKQKATTRERGVQTGQAGRAADWSSASRGQGGTCYGQARSGAAGQKEQLRVRQAGTGRWAGRAAQEERREEEEAAGLRGWRSLGKGKPQRRDQHVGELGKENRRAGKRERGRAMAGAWSFGRLGELRRVGRRRLGKLLGRGGLESVATSAGPHGADAKASRNSARREQDRGAQLGRAGRTQTVEPGPGDTLPVATTAGVGGRGEQRETQRELENLCGRRRRAARR is encoded by the coding sequence ATGCGCGCAACGAGAAAGCAGAAAGCCACGACAAGGGAGCGCGGCGTGCAGACAGGGCAAGCTGGACGCGCGGCCGACTGGAGCAGCGCGAGCAGAGGACAGGGAGGAACTTGCTATGGCCAAGCAAGATCCGGGGCGGCTGGGCAGAAGGAGCAGTTGCGCGTGCGGCAAGCTGGGACTGGGAGATGGGCAGGGCGCGCGGCACAGGAAGAACGCCGGGAGGAGGAAGAAGCAGCTGGGCTGCGTGGCTGGAGGAGCTTGGGGAAAGGAAAGCCGCAGCGCAGAGATCAGCACGTAGGGGAGCTCGGCAAGGAGAACCGGCGAGCAGGGAAGAGGGAGCGAGGACGCGCCATGGCTGGAGCTTGGAGCTTCGGTCGGCTGGGCGAGCtccggcgtgtagggagaagaaggtTGGGCAAGCTGCTCGGTAGAGGAGGACTGGAGTCTGTCGCGACGAGCGCAGGGCCCCATGGCGCGGACGCCAAAGCGAGCAGGAACAGCGCGCGCAGGGAACAGGACAGGGGCGCGCAGCTTGGGAGAGCAGGGAGAACGCAGACCGTTGAGCCGGGGCCGGGAGACACGCTTCCGGTGGCCACCACGGCCGGAGTTGGAGGCCGAGGCGAGCAGAGAGAAACGCAGAGGGAGCTGGAAAATTTGTGCGGAAGAAGAAGGCGCGCGGCCAGAAGATAA